The proteins below come from a single Triticum aestivum cultivar Chinese Spring chromosome 5D, IWGSC CS RefSeq v2.1, whole genome shotgun sequence genomic window:
- the LOC123126299 gene encoding membrane protein PM19L, with the protein MAGVGRNMVAPLLVLNLIMYLIVIGFASWNLNHFINGLTNRPGVGGNGATFYFLVFAILAGVVGAASKLAGVHHVRTWRGDSLATSASSALVAWAITALAFGLACKEIHIGGYRGWRLRVLEAFVIILMFTQLLYVLALHSGLFGNQFGGNHAGGYPAEHAYGAGGDPHNKGMGMGTGGVARV; encoded by the coding sequence ATGGCGGGCGTGGGTCGTAACATGGTGGCGCCGCTGCTGGTGCTGAACCTCATCATGTACCTCATCGTCATCGGGTTCGCCAGCTGGAACCTCAACCACTTCATCAACGGCCTCACCAACCGCCCCGGCGTCGGCGGCAACGGCGCCACCTTCTACTTCCTCGTCTTCGCCATCCTCGCCGGCGTCGTCGGCGCTGCATCCAAGCTCGCCGGCGTGCACCACGTCCGCACCTGGCGCGGCGACAGCCTCGCCACCTCCGCCTCGTCGGCGCTCGTGGCGTGGGCGATTACCGCCTTGGCCTTTGGGCTGGCGTGCAAGGAGATCCACATCGGCGGGTACCGCGGGTGGCGGCTCCGGGTGCTGGAGGCGTTCGTCATCATTCTGATGTTCACGCAGCTGCTGTACGTGCTCGCGCTCCACTCCGGCCTCTTCGGGAACCAGTTCGGTGGCAACCATGCTGGTGGGTATCCGGCGGAGCATGCGTACGGCGCAGGCGGCGACCCGCACAACAAGGGCATGGGCATGGGCACCGGCGGCGTCGCCAGGGTCTGA